TCGTACCTTCTCAGGAAGTCTGAGAGAAGAACCATCCTCACGCCCGATTCCCAGGCTTCTATGACCACCCATTCTCCGTAGTAGTCGTCGTAATAGGCTATCATTCCGGTGTGCGTCCAGTAGCCGGGTATGAACTTGTCGCTGTTGGGGTTGTGGCCGATCACTATGTCGCCCGGGCCGACGTTCCACGGATAGGGGTGCCAGTAGTTCGCGTCCCCCTTGCTGCTGGACGCTGCAACAGGGTTCAACATCGCCGCCAGAACCAGCAACCCGACTATTGCAGCAACCCTCTTCATTTGGAGCACCTCCAAGGTCTTGCATAAAATATGGTGCAGTAATGTCTAATAAAGGTTTTGGTTGCACGTTTATGGAATATAATGTATTTTTATGTCCATCAACGCCCTGTACACATTGGGGGATCGATGGGGATTTAAAGGGTGCCTCCAACTCTCGTCGGTGGGTTCAATGCACGAGGTTTCGAAGGGCGAGATACTGGAAAGGCTCCGTGAGATCGAAGCTGGGAGGATACTCATTCAGACGCCGGAGGGACTGAAGAGGGAGGCTCAAGAACTGGCCGATTTCCTCGAGGAGAACGGGATAGAAGCGATAATAAGCGGCGACATCAACTATGGCGCCTGCGATCCGGCCGATACGGAGGCGAAGAGGCTCGGCTGCGACGCGCTGATTCACCTCGGTCACTCCTACATGACGCTCCACCTGGAGGTTCCGGTGATATTCGTTCCCGCCTTCGCGAAGGTGGACGTCGTTCCGGCGCTTGAGAAAAACCTGGGTGAGATTGAGAAGCTCGGAAAGAGGTTAGCTCTCGTCACGACGGCACAGCACATCCACCAGCTTGAACGGGCCAAAGAGTTCCTCGAAAAGAACGGTTTTGAGGTGCTCGTTGGAGAAGGCGACTCAAGGGTTTCATGGCCCGGCCAGGTTCTCGGCTGCAACTTCAGCGCGGCGAAGCTCGATGCCGAAGGTGTTCTCTTCATAGGGGCGGGCTATTTCCACCCGATTGGAGTTGCGATAGCTGTTAAGAAGCCAACCCTGGCGATAAACCCCTACTCCGGCGACGCCATCTGGATGGACAGGGAGGCCGAGAGGCTCGTTAGAAAGCGCTGGGCGCAGATAGCCAAGGCGATGGACGCCCAGAGGTTCGGGGTGATAACTAGCACGAAGAAGGGACAGCTTCGGCTTGCCGAGGCGAGGAGAATGGTCAGGCTCCTCCGTGAGCACGGGAAGTACGCCAAACTGATAGCGATGAACCACATAAACTATCCCGCTCTTGAGGGCTTCGATTTTGACGCCTACGTCGTCGTCGCCTGTCCGCGCGTTCCCATCGATGACTACGAGAACTGGAGGAAGCCCGTGCTTACGCCCAAGGAGGTGGAGATACTCCTCGGCCTCCGCGAGGATTATGAGTTCGACGAGATTCTTGGCGTCGAGAGGAAGGGGGACGAACCCCTCGGCATAGCGCTCCACGGTGGTTAGTGTGAGGAAAAAACACCTTGCGATGTCTCTCTCCAGGCTCAGGGGCTTTCCGGAGCCGAAGCCGGAGCTTGAGCAGTACAGGACGCCGGGGAATGTAGCGGCCGAACTGCTCTGGTTGGCCCACTCCCTGGGGGACATCGGGGGAAAAACCGTAGCTGACCTCGGAGCCGGCACGGGCGTGCTCTCTATAGGGGCCTGTCTCCTCGGGGCGGAGATGGTTTACGCGGTTGAAATCGACAAAACTGCCCTGGAAGTTGCGAGGGAGAACGCCTTATCCCTGGGAGTTGATGGGTGCATCGAGTTCATAAACTCGGACGTTTCTGGCTTCTCAATGGGCGTCGATACCGTCATCATGAACCCGCCCTTCGGGAGCCAGAACCCCCATGCCGACAGACCCTTTCTCATAAAGGCCTTCGAGATAAGCGACGTGGTCTACTCAATACACCTCGCCAAGCCAGAGGTGAGGCGCTTCATTGAAACTTTTGTGGGAGACTTTGGTTTCTCCATCACGCACAGAGTAACCCTCCCCTTTGAGATTCCGGCCCAGTTCTTCTTCCACAGGAAGAGACTGGAGAGGGTCTTGGTGGACGTCTACCGGTTTGAGAAGGTCTAATCGAAAACGATATATTTGCTGACTCCAACTTATCATGGTTTTAATGGGGGGTTGCCCTATGGATCAAATTAAGGAAATTGTAATGTCGTGGCGGGCGATGGATGCAATAGACCTCGTCCGGGAGGACCGGGAGGTTCTCGTCCCCCTGCTTCGTCTCCTAGATGAGGAGGACAGCACGCTCCGCCTCAGAACCCTGGAGGTCGTCGAGGGCATTCTGCGGGAATACGGCGATGGGATGAGGAAGCTCGTCATGAAGTACGGTTTCGAATCCACGGTGGCCTGTCTCTCCGACGAAGACCCCAGGGTCGTTGACCGGGCTGGGAAGGTTCTCTCCCTGCTTCTCAGGGACACACTCCTCGACGAGGAGGGGTTCCTCCTTCTTCTGGAGACGCTCGCTGCGGCCATCGATTGCTCGGATGTTCTCATGTGCACCTCATTCGTCGACCTTCTCAAGGGAGTTGAGACCGCGCCGATCGGAGAAAACGGCCTCATGAGGATCCGCTCCATAGCCACCTCCGGTTCCCTCGCGGGCAGGCTAATGGCCCTCAGGGTTCTCGTTAATATGGGGAGGGTCGATGGCCACTGGAGAAGCCTGAGAAAGACCCTGGAGGTCCTGCTGTCGAGCGGCAACCTCCTTTTGATAGAACTCGCGATGGACTTTCTGGAGGAGGTTGCGGAGTTCCCTGGAACGGGCGAGATGATGAGGGAACTCCTTGGCTTCGTATTCCGCCTGAGATATCTTGAGGCAAATGGTGAGAACGTCATCCTGCGCAACAGGGCCGTAAAGGTCAGGGCTGCCCTCGAAAACGCCATCTCCTCCTACTACCGCGCCCACCGTGAGGAGGCGGCCTATCTGATGAGGGAGCTTCTCATGGAGGGCAGGGAGAGGGATGCCCTCTTTCTGGCCTTCGTCCTTGGGGACGCTGACCTGATGTTTCGAATGTGGATGGAGGCGGGTGAACGGCCCGAATTGATGGAACTACTCAACCAGTCCCAGTCGGCGTGATGCCGCTTCCGAAACCGATATATGTTCCTTCCCCCAGGTTGGGCTGGAGGTCAAGATGCCGAAGTTGAAGCTCAGCGACAGACAGCTCTATGCACTCATCGAGGCGGTTAAACTCGGCGAGGAAGTCAAGCCGAGCCAGCAGGCCAAGAGGAAGGCCTTCGCGAGGTATAAAATCGACGGCTGGGAGAACTCCAAGCTGACAGGGATATTTTACTCGATCCAGCGCCGCCTGGGTCTCATTGACGAGGTAATCGAGGAGCTGGTTGGCGTTTCTCCTCTGATCCTCGACCCCTGGCTGAGGGCAACTCTAAGGGTGGCGGTCGAGATAGCGGTCTTCCGCGACCCCGGGGAGAGAACACGTCAGCATCTGAAGGGCCTCGCCGGATTCCTCTCAAAGAGGACGCACCCCTACGCCGGCTATTACTACTACGACCTCCTGCCGAGGATCCTTGAGTACGTGCCGGTGATAGATTCTGAGGAAAAGAGGCTGAAGTGGGACTACATGTTCCCGGAATGGTTCATCGCGAGGATGCGCGCCCTCCTTGGAGATGAGGCCGAAGAACTCCTCAAAGCCCTCAACGAGACCCTCCCGACGAGCTTAAGGGTGAACCGCCTGAAGGCGAGCGTTGAGGAAGTTGAATCCTATCTCCAGAGGAAGAACGTCCGCTTTGAGAGGAGCGGGAGGGTTGAGACCGTCGTCAGGATTCTTGACCCCTTCAACCCCGAGTGGCTGCTCAACAAGGGCTGGGTCATAGCGCAGGAGGAAGCGGCGGCCGTTGCTTCCCTCGTCCTCTCCCCGAGGCCCGGCGAAACTGTGGTCGATTTGGCGGCTGCACCGGGAGGAAAAACCGCCCATATGGCCGAACTGATGAACAACGAAGGTAAAATCTACGCTTTCGATGTGGACAAAGCCCGAATAAAGCGCATGAACGAGGTTCTCAGTAGAACGGGTGTTGAGATCGCCGAGACCATCAAAGCCGACGGCAGGAAGGCCCCCGAAATTCTCGGCGAAGGAATAGCCGACAGAGTCATGCTCGACGCTCCGTGCACCAGTGACGGGACGATAGCGAAGAACCCAGAGCTGAGGTGGCGCCTCCGCGAGAAGAACATCCTCAAGGTCGTTTCCCTCCAGAGGGAACTCATGGAGAGCGCCTGGAAGCTCCTGAAGCCCGGCGGAAGGTTGCTCTACTCCACCTGCTCGATGCTGCCGGAGGAGAACGAGGAGAACGTGAGGTGGTTCTTGGAGGGACACCCGGAGGCGAAGCTGATACCGCTCAGCGGCCCCTACGACCCCGGCTTTTTGGATGGAACGATGAGGGCCTGGCCCCACAGGCATAAAACGATAGGCTTCTTCTACGCGCTGATTGAAAAGAAAAGAGGTTAGGTTTCGGTTTTCCCCTCTTCCCCGGGGGAGGGTTCCTCCACCCTCACCCTCAGCTCGTTGGCGAACCAGTTGACCCTCTGCGGGAACGGTATCTCTATGCCTGCCTCGTTGAGGGCCTTCTTGACGTCCCTTATTATCCTAGTCCTGACGTCGAACCACTTCTCACTCGGTGCCCAGGCCCTTATGGCTATCATGACCGCGCTGTCGGAGAGATTGTCAACGTAGACCAGCGGTTCCGGCTCGGCCAGGACGAGAGGTATCTCATCGAGGACCCTCTTTATTATCTCGACCGCCTTATCTGCCTCGGAGCTGTAGGCTATGCCTATGTCGACATCGACGCGCCTGATGGGGTAGTGCATGAAGTTAACTATGTTGCTGTTGAAGAGCTTCTCGTTTGGTATCCTGATGAGCGTCCCGTCCCAGGCGCGTATCCTCGTCGAGAGTATCCTCATGTCCTCGACGACGCCTTCAAGCTCCCCTATCTGCACCTGATCGCCTATCTGGAGGGGCTTGTCGAAGTACATGAAGACGCCGGAGACGAAGTTGGCAACGACGGTCTGGGCGGCGAAACCGAGGACTATACCGGTTATCCCTATCGCGGCCATCACCGCGCTGAGCTGTCCGCTAACTCCGGCGAAGTTGAGCGCCAGGAAGAACATGACCGTGAGGAAGATGTAGTAGAACACCTTTGCCTTGACGATTACGTCCGGCTTCCTTCCGGAGCTGGCTATCATGTAGTCCTTGGACTTCTTGGCTATCAGGTAGGCGAAGTAGAAGAAGCCTATGGCGAAGGCTATGTTCCCGATGGTGGTGCCCCATATCTCGTAGTTCATTATGCCGAGTACGTAGAGGGCCCAGATGATGCCCCCGAGTATGAACATCCTGGCGACTATCTCCGCGGTGTCCTCGTTGATTATCCATGTGAGGTTGGTCTCCTTTGACTTCCTGATTATGACCCGCCTGGCGACCCTTCCAAGGAAGATCATGCCCACGATTATGATTAGGGCCTCCGCTATCGTCAACAGCGAGATGTTTATGTCCACGGGCACTTCTGGAATGGGAAGGGTATCCGTGGTGTTGTTGGCCATGGTTACCACCTCATCCTGAAGTTGGGGAGGGGTTCCGAGACGTGGGTCGGCTTAAGCGTTCCATCTGGCGGGTTCCCGGTGTTGTTGACCTCGTAGGTTTCCTTCGTGGTGAGTATCACGAGCGGATAGTAAGCCTTATCCTCGGAATAGAACATCACGCTGTTCCTTATTGGGAAGACTACCCTCTCGACGAGCTTCCACTCCTCTGTGGGGTTGCTTATGATGAGCTTGATGACGCCGGGGGTGTCTGGAATCGTGCTGTGGAAGTCGCTCACATGGTAGCGCGTTATCACGCCGACGGTTTTCTCTCCGTAGAGGGCGTACTTCTCCCTTCCGACGACGAAACGGTCTATTTCGATGTCTCCAGCTCGCACGGATATGTCTATCGGGGCGGAGAGGTAACCCATCAGCCTCTCACCGGGGGGAACGGCTATCTTCTCCGCGAGCCTCACCATCAGAAACTTGACACCGTAGCCCTCAGCAGGGGCGGGGAGAACGAGGAGTTTTCCGGTCTTCTTCTTTATCAGAACCTTGACTCCATCGCGCCGGTAGAGGATTCTATCCCCGGACTCCTCGACCAGGTGAATTTTTTTGTCGATGATTTTGATGAACTGGGTTTTGAGTTCATACTCCCCAAACATGAGAATAGATACCCTTTGAAGGATTTAAGTTTTGCCTGAAAATTGAAAGGGGGAAGACATTCAGACCTTCTCGAATCCTATGTCCTCGAGCTTCACGTGGGTGAAGACGTTGGTTCCCTGGGCTATGAAGACTCCCTTCGCCTCTATCGGCACGGGGAGGTTGGCGCTCAGTGTTGCCTCACCCTGGCCTGTGACTTCGCCGAAGGTGTATGTCCACTTCACGGTTGAGACCTTGAAGTCGTGTCCGCCGAGGGTTACCGTCCCGTCGGGGGTTATCTCGTAGTTGTACTGGTAGCCCATCGCTCCCCAGCTTCCCTGGGTCGCCTGGTAGATGTTCTCGTCCTCAAGCAGTCCCCAGAATCCGAAGTTGTAGAAGCCCCACCAGCTCATGTAGATGTCCTGAACGTCCGCGATCTGGGATAGGGTGTTCAAATCTCCCTCCTGATACGGGGTGACGCTCATATCACCAACGGCGCCGGGGTTGTAGAACTCAAACTCCATGTCCCCATACTTTATCCAGACTCCAACGGTGTTCTCGGACCCCCCGTAAAGCGAGGCGTATATCGTCAGGAAGTCGAGCGTGGGGAACAGGAAGAACGTGTCGGTGTCCTCCGTGCGCTCCGTCACCCACAGCTTGTACTCAAAGGTTCCGTTCATGCTCTCGGAGTTGAGGGGCGTTATCTTTCCTGAGTACTCGTAAACGTCGAACTCCCCAAGGTCGACCTTCTCCTGCTCTCCCGTCTCCATGTTGATCTTCATGCCGTAGACGTGGACCTTTGCGGGTCCCCTACTTTTCTCGACCTCGTACTCGTAGATGGGGCCGCCCTCAACCGTCCTTATCCTGAGTTTGTACTTGAGGTACGTTATGAGGTAGCTCTCCCCGTCTATCTTCACTGGATTGTACGCGTCCCACGGGTTCGCCCAGGAGGCATATTCCTCCGGAGTGGTCTGGGTCTCGGAGGGACTCTCGGTCGTGGTGTAGCCTGTGCCCGGACTGCTCGAAGTGCCTCCCGAACCGCCACCTCCGCCGGTTCCTCCCGTCTGTTCTCCCGCGCTCGTTGTTTGCGACGGGCTTGTTTCTCCTTTCCCTCCACCGATGCAGCCTGCGGCGGCCACGCTAAAAATCAAAACCAAAACTAGCAATAAAGCAACTTTCTTTTTTCTCATCATATCACCAACCTTTGAAATAACTACACCCTTCGGGTATTTAAGCCATTGGTTTGAGCAACTTGGGTCACCCGGAAGTGTACAGCCAAAAGTCCCCGTATTCTCCCGATACGAGCATCACCCTCCCATCTTCGCTCAGTTCTACATATCCCATGCTTTCAACCGGCGCTTCAACTGAGAAAACCTCGTGGAAATCTCTTAGTGAATAGCAGTGTATAACGCCCTCCTTCTCCGTAACGACGAAGTTCTCGTTGGCGAAGCGCATCAGTCCCGGAAGGCTCTTTACTTCCCTCAAATTCCAGTCCAGGACGTGCGTTCCGCTGTACTCGTCCGTCCAGATGATGTAGTCCTTCGTCGCCCTTACCGTCGGGATTATAAGGCTCATCCATCTGAGGTCGTATTTTTCAGACTCCGCCAGGGTGTTGCCCTCGAGGTCGAGAACCTTCAGCTTGCCCTCGAACCCTCCGATGATTCTGTCCCCGTAGAGAACCACCATGTGGCTCTCGGGATTTAGCGTGAGTATTTTGCTTCCGTTCTTGAAGAGGAGGACGCCCTTCTTACTGTCCCCCACGGCGACCAGTCCCGTGTCCGAAACTCCTACCATGCCGTAGTCCCCGGCGTTTTCCAGAACGGTCTTTACTCCGTCACAGTAGAGTTCCTGCCTTGTTGCACCGGTCGTTATCAGATAGCAGAGGTGGTTTCCGCTTGAAGAGCGCGCTATCCAGTCCGCCACGCTTCCGGCCCAGCCGTGCCTCTCCTCACCAGTTTGACCGCCCCACGAATATATCCTCAATCCCGCGAACTCGGCGTATCCGGCAAGTACGTACGCCTTATCATCCTTCACAACAACCCCGCTGACGACCGGCTTCACCGCGTCGTGCCCCTGGAGGTCGAAGGAGACGCTCTCCCCGTCGGGCCTCACGAGGTACAGATAGGCGTCGTCCCAGTCTATCACCGCGGAAAGACTCCCGTCCGGACTCAGGTCCATGAAGGGTATTCCCGACGTGCTCAGATTCCAGACGATCTCCATATCCCACGTTGTTGGCTCCTGGCTCGTCGTGGTTCCGGCCTGGGAGTTCGTTGCAGTGGAGGGGCTTGGGGTCGTCCCGCCCCCGTTTTCCGAACCCAGACAGGCCGCAGAAACGACGATAATGGAGAGAAGGAGGATAAAGAGAAAACGTCTCATGGACTCACCTTCTCAAGCTTTAGGTCTTCGAGCTTGAGGTAGCCGTAGATGACGGTGGTTTTCCCTTCCTCGTCCTGGTAGGAATAGTAACCCTCGCTCTCCACGACAAGCGGGAGGTCGGGGGAGAACTTGCCTTGCCCCTGGAGCTTAACCCCTTCCACAGTGCCCTCATAGCTCCACTGGAAGTCCACCAGCTTGAATGTGTGTCCGGAGTAACTCGCGGTGCCGTCCGGAGTGGTGCTCCAGGCCCAGCTGTGCCCCTGAAGGTCGGTCCATGCCCCCGACTGCGGGACCAGGACGTTGACATCGCTCCATTCGTACCAGAAGCCGAGGTGAATGACCGCCACCCATCCCATGTAGAGATAGCTTAGGTCGTCGCCTATCTCCCCGAGCGAGTCAGAGTCCCCCTCAACGCACGGGAAGAGGCCGCTCTGGAACGGGGCCGGATTGGTTAACCTCATGGTCTGGCCTTTGTACTCGAACTGGATGCCCACGAAGTTCTTATCGGTTGCTCCAGTGGGCGACATGTAACCCATCCACATAACGTCCCACGGATAGAGGAAGGCCTCGCTCATGTTCGAGACGTACCAGACGGTTATCGTCAGGGTATCGTCGAGGGCCTTGCCCTTTACGGGGGTCACGACGGTCCTGTAGGCGTAGACCTCCTGCTCCCCGAGATCCTTCTTGTTGCCCATTAGGTCCATACCGCAGACGTCCACGCTCTCCTTCCCCACGCTCTTCTCGATTATGTACTCATAGACTGGCGCGCTCTGGTTGGGCTGTACCTTGTAGTCGTACTTGTAGTAGGTTATCCAGTAGCTCTCCCCGCCTATCTTCACAGGCGCGTACTCCCAGGGATGCTCCCAGTAGGCCTCCTCGGTTGGAGCTGTGGTCGTCGTTGTGGTGGTGGGCGAGGGAGTCTGGGACTCGGAAGTGGTGGTAGTGGGGCTGGTCACGCTTGATGAGGTCGTTGTCGAGGGTTGAGTCGTTGCCGTTTCAGAGGGGAACGAGGTGTTGCTTGGCGAGGAACTTGGCTTCGAGGTTGTGGGCAGGGAGGTTGATGATGCGGTGGTCGGGGGGGCGGTTGATGTCTTCTCCCCGCCGCCGAGACAGCCGCTGGCCACGGCCATTCCAAAAATTAACACCATCATAACGATTGCCATCGCCTTTCTCATACCAATCCCTCCAACCCCGCAAAAAACGAATGCGGGCGTAGATGGGGATATATAATGATTCTAGCCCCCAGGATGTATTAAAGGCTTTCTAAAACTTCAAACGGGTCTGCAACTGTTCGACACGGATCTAAATGCTGAACTCTTCATAATTCCGTTTCTCCAAGGAGTTCAATGAAGCACCCCGGGTGTTTGCCCAGCTTCGCCCCCACGAACCTGGCCAGGTCAAAAACCGTCCCGGCTTTCTGCACTATCGCAACGTCGGCCGTGGCGACGGTTTCAAACCTCTTCAGCTCGAAGTCCGGGTTCCTGACGAGGTGCACTTCCCCCGTAACGCCAAGCCCCCTCAGGGATTCTTCGGTGAGTGTTCGGATAATTCCGCTCTTTGGAACGTTCCTCCCGTAGAAGAATACGGCTTTTTCGACCCCCAGCTCTCCCAACACCCCCGCTATCTCCTCCAGGAGTTCCCCGGTTCCTTCATTGAGCCGGTACTTCCCCTGATACTTCAGGTCCCTTACGAGGCCGTCCTCGCAGAGTATCGCCTTCCCCTCGAGGAGTGATTCAAGTGTTATGAGAACGTTGAAGCCGTCGATGGCAAGGATCTTCCCCCCCAGCTCCCCCGGTTCCAGGAGCTTCATTTTAACCTCCTCTATCCAGGAATCCGGAAAAACGCACCTCGCCAGTAAATGGCGCTGTTCCCTGGGTAGCCTGTAGTGGTTGGCCACGAATTCCAGGGCGTAGGTTTTCCGGTAGCCCCTGTTGAGGAGGTACTTGAGGTCGCGGTAGGCTTCCACCAGCATGAATAGAGAAAGGGTGGAGGGTTAAATAACCTTCTCCATGACCTCCCCACCGGCATGTATCCTGAGCCTGACCCTTCCGCTGAGGAGGGAGCTTTTGACCTTCTTCGTGAGGATTTCGTCTACCTGGAAGATTCCAGCTGGGTGCTTCATCCATATTTCGATCAGTATCGGCTCCTCCTCGTTTCCCTCCTTTATCTCGACCCTCTCGATGGCGAGGGCAGAGACGGCGTGTATGTCCACCTTGTCCTTCTTGTGAACCAGCCTGCTCCTCCCTGCTTCCATGTCGCAGCCGTCAGCTATCGTAACCAGGGAGCCTTCGATTGTGGTGCACGGGACGGCCTCGTCGTGGGTGTAGATTGCGTTGAGCGTGAGGGCCTTGAGGAGGAGCGGGTCCTCGGTTTTGAACTCCCGGACGAGCTTCTCTATTATCGGTTCAGCCAGCTGGACGCTGAAGCCGTAGTGGTTTATCCTGTGTATCATGTTGCCGATGTCGTGGAAGAGCGCCCCGAAGGCGACGATGAACTTGCTCCAGCGGAGCGGCTTTCCGAGCTTTTCCGCCGTTGTCTGGATGCCGAACTTCTTTATTGTCCTGAGGAGCTCCAGCGCCCTCCTCGTCGTCAGGAGAACGTGTATCGGCCCGTGGTCGTTGAAGCCGTAGACATTGAGGACGATGTAGTTGGTGGTCTCGAAGTAGTAGTGGTACTCTCTAAAGGCCCTCTCGTAGAGCCTGAAAAGCTCCTCGTCATCAAGGATTTCCCTTATCTCTCCGAGCAGTTCTTCTTCCGTGTACATTTCCCCCACCCACACAACTGGATGCGGGCGGGTTTTAAGGGTTTTGAAGGAACTCAGAAGAGCACCCCGTGGTCCGGCCTCACTCCAGCATCCCCTCAAGCTCAAGGATTTTTTTCGACCGGAGGTAGACCACTGGGATTCCTTTTTCCCTTAAGCGTCGTTTTAGCCCCTTGTCGTTGGTGCAGACTACAACCCTCTCGTTGTTCAACGCGAAGTCGAGTATCTGGTCGTCTATGGGCCTCTCCCCAAAGCGGCCTATCTCGACGGTCTCGAAGCGCTCGGCCAGCTTTTTCGCCATCCTTATAGCCATTAGGTCCTTTCCCCGGGACTTCCTCTCTATCACGTCCAGCTCGTCGAGAACAACGTTGGGAACGGTTATTCTGAACTTGACGTCCAGAACCCGGTGTAGCTCGCCGATGATATCAACACCGAACTGCCCGGGAACGAGGAGAAAGTTCGTGTCCGGAACGACCAGCCACTCTCTCCTTCGGCTTTCGCTCATAAGAACCACCAGAATTGAAAATAGGGAGAAAATCACTCCCTGATGAAGCCGTAGCCAATGAGGCGCCACCTGCTGCCGACCTGCCTGCTGATGGCGACCCTGTCGCCGACTTCCGCACATATCGGTATCTGGAGCTTTAGCTCGACCTCGTCCTTTCCGAGACCGGTGACGAGGCCCATCGTTCTTGCCGTCCCGACGTTGAGGAGGAGAACTTCCCTCCTCTTTATCGGCTCCACCCTGAGTTCCTCTTCCGTTCCGACAACCCTGTCGAGCAGGTGGACTTCGAGCCTTAAGTCGTCCCACACCGGCGGGAGCTTTCCGGGCTTTCCTACAACGTTTCCCGCCATGAGGTCGCCCTTGGTGAGGAACGGGTCGAGCTTGGTTCCGACTCCGACGAGTCCGCCGGGGTAGGCCTCATCGACGAACTTCCCACCCGCCTGGAGGGACACTATCTCGGTCGTTATCGGCTCGTAGCGTATCCTTCCGTGATCCTCGTACGGCACTCCAGGCCTTATCTCGATCTCATCGCCGACCTTGAGCTTGCCCTGAATTATCGAACCGCCTATGACACCGCCGACGAGCTTCTCGGGCTTGGTTCCCGGCTTGTTGACGTCGAAGCTCCTCAGTATGAGCATCTTGGGCGGCTTGTTGAGGTCGTGCTCGGGGGTGGGTATGAACTCCTCTATGGCCTGGAGGAGAACGTCGACGTTGGCGCCGTGCAAAGCTGAAATCGGGATTATCGGGGCGTTTTCTGCGACGGTGCCCTTCACGAACTCCTTGATTTCGTTGTAGCGCTCCATGACCTTCTCCCTGTCAACAAGCTCGATCTTGTTGAGGGCTATGACGATGTTCCTGTTGCCGACTATCTGGAGGGCCATGAGATGCTCCCTGGTCTGGGGCATTACACCCTCGTTCGCCGCTATGACGAGAACGGCACCGTCCATGAGCGAAGCTCCCGCGAGCATCGTCGTCATCAGGGCCTCGTGGCCCGGGGCGTCAATGAACGAAACGCGCCTCTCAAACTCGGTCTCGTGCCCGCAGTAGGGACACACGGGCGAGTTCGAGTACCTCCCGCAGCTCGGGCACTTCCTTATCTCGGCATCGGCGAAGCCTATCTTGATGGTAATACCTCTCCTCAGCTCCTCGCTGTGAGTGTCCGTC
This window of the Thermococcus siculi genome carries:
- the eif2g gene encoding translation initiation factor IF-2 subunit gamma; this encodes MAKKKEFRQAEVNIGMVGHVDHGKTTLTRALTGIWTDTHSEELRRGITIKIGFADAEIRKCPSCGRYSNSPVCPYCGHETEFERRVSFIDAPGHEALMTTMLAGASLMDGAVLVIAANEGVMPQTREHLMALQIVGNRNIVIALNKIELVDREKVMERYNEIKEFVKGTVAENAPIIPISALHGANVDVLLQAIEEFIPTPEHDLNKPPKMLILRSFDVNKPGTKPEKLVGGVIGGSIIQGKLKVGDEIEIRPGVPYEDHGRIRYEPITTEIVSLQAGGKFVDEAYPGGLVGVGTKLDPFLTKGDLMAGNVVGKPGKLPPVWDDLRLEVHLLDRVVGTEEELRVEPIKRREVLLLNVGTARTMGLVTGLGKDEVELKLQIPICAEVGDRVAISRQVGSRWRLIGYGFIRE